A single genomic interval of Metasolibacillus fluoroglycofenilyticus harbors:
- a CDS encoding GntP family permease, protein MMDTVSGTQLMAGLLLGVIALILLVLKTKVHAFVALLIAASIAGIVGGMAPAAVADTISAGFGSTLASVGIIIGLGVMMGRILEVSGAAETLAYALIRFVGKKKEEWAMGIAGFIVSIPIFVDSAFIILNPLVKSLSKKTGKSVIAIGVALASGLVITHSLVPPTPGPLGVAGIFGVDIGIMIGLGLLFGIPLMIVGILYAKWLGNKIYQLPDETSETGFIRPKEKVGYSELLDAIDEREQTKELPSLMLSLLPILVPIILIFLNTTLAALELVDGFYGILIFLGKPIIAVAIGLLFAIYGLARNLSRSETLERMEEGIQSAGIIILVTGAGGALGFVLRENGAGDYIANLIAELPLPAFLIPFFVASLVRLVQGSGTVAMITAASISAPILSQMDVNMALAAQAAAMGALVFSYFNDSLFWVVNRMSGITNVREQILVWSVPTTLMWFTGLIVLLIANMFM, encoded by the coding sequence ATGATGGACACAGTATCAGGTACTCAGTTAATGGCCGGGCTTTTACTCGGTGTTATCGCTTTAATTTTATTAGTATTAAAAACGAAAGTTCACGCATTTGTAGCGTTACTTATTGCAGCATCTATCGCAGGGATTGTAGGTGGAATGGCGCCAGCAGCTGTCGCAGATACAATTTCAGCAGGTTTTGGTAGTACGCTTGCCTCTGTCGGTATTATTATCGGTTTAGGTGTAATGATGGGACGAATACTTGAGGTTTCGGGCGCTGCTGAAACGCTAGCCTATGCTTTAATTCGCTTTGTTGGAAAAAAGAAAGAGGAATGGGCGATGGGAATTGCAGGGTTTATCGTATCAATTCCAATTTTCGTTGACTCAGCATTTATTATTTTAAATCCATTAGTAAAATCATTATCAAAGAAAACAGGAAAATCTGTTATTGCTATTGGTGTTGCACTGGCTTCAGGTCTTGTTATTACGCATTCACTTGTGCCGCCAACACCTGGACCACTTGGTGTTGCTGGAATCTTTGGCGTAGACATTGGGATTATGATTGGTCTCGGTTTATTATTCGGTATACCATTGATGATTGTCGGTATTCTTTATGCAAAATGGTTAGGCAATAAAATTTATCAATTACCAGATGAAACATCTGAAACAGGCTTTATTCGTCCAAAGGAAAAGGTTGGTTATTCTGAATTACTCGATGCAATAGATGAAAGGGAGCAAACAAAGGAACTACCTTCATTAATGTTATCCTTATTGCCTATTTTAGTTCCAATTATCTTAATATTCTTAAATACAACTTTGGCTGCGTTAGAATTAGTAGATGGCTTTTACGGTATTTTAATCTTTTTAGGTAAGCCAATTATCGCAGTTGCTATCGGTTTATTATTCGCAATATACGGCTTGGCGAGAAATCTTTCGCGCTCAGAAACGCTTGAGCGTATGGAGGAAGGCATTCAGTCGGCAGGAATTATTATTCTTGTCACAGGGGCAGGAGGGGCATTAGGCTTCGTATTACGTGAAAATGGTGCGGGTGACTATATTGCCAATTTAATTGCTGAATTACCATTGCCAGCATTTTTAATTCCGTTCTTCGTCGCTTCACTCGTTCGCCTTGTGCAAGGAAGTGGTACTGTGGCGATGATTACGGCTGCTTCTATTTCAGCACCGATTTTATCGCAAATGGATGTTAATATGGCACTGGCTGCTCAAGCAGCGGCGATGGGTGCATTAGTATTTTCATACTTTAATGATAGCCTTTTCTGGGTTGTAAACCGTATGTCAGGTATTACTAATGTGAGAGAGCAAATTTTAGTTTGGTCAGTTCCCACGACATTAATGTGGTTTACAGGTTTAATCGTTTTATTAATTGCTAATATGTTTATGTAA
- a CDS encoding RNA degradosome polyphosphate kinase, whose protein sequence is MNNNHENVDTNISNEALLEEISKPEYYNNRELSWLAFNERVLEEAEDITNPLLERLKFLAIFSSNLDEFFMVRVAGLQDQVRAGFHKAENKSGLTPKEQLTKIAERTQALVRRQMEVYRHLIDELLSKENVFIRDLKLLTNEQKKYIHELFEETIFPVLTPVAVDAYRPFPTLLGRTQNLLVMLENNNDTELEHFDKVAIVQVPSVLERVIQVPSNNGETVYVLLEDVIMSQIDKLFYGYKVKSSQAFRLTRNADLTIHEEGAQDLLVEIEKELKKRKWGVGSRLEVRDGEMADDVLEYLLEEFEIEESDVFKIDGPLDLTFMFSFVKAISEGREHLMYESFIPQPPQDLSSEENLFEKALVQDLFFHHPYESFVPIVDFITEAANDPSVLAIKQTLYRVSGNSPVIQALKQAAENGKQVTVLVELKARFDEENNVHWAKLLEQAGCLVIYGMNNLKTHSKITLVVRRRLGKIERFVHLGTGNYNDATAKIYTDMGIITSHKEFGIDATNFFNYLSGYTEKPQFHHLVVSPYDIRDEFIKLIDEEIRSHKKYGNGSIKAKMNSLTDKDLMVKLYEASIAGVKIELIIRGICCLRPGIKGVSENICVTSIVGRFLEHSRIFWFHHNGENKLFLSSADMMTRNMVNRVEILFPIYSMDIKQRIMDIMDLQLEDNQKARIQDANGKYHYKEGYTGVERINSQELFLKEAIGTVKLEE, encoded by the coding sequence ATGAATAATAATCATGAAAATGTAGATACTAACATATCGAACGAAGCTTTACTTGAAGAGATTAGTAAGCCTGAATATTATAATAATCGCGAGTTAAGTTGGCTAGCATTTAATGAACGTGTACTAGAAGAAGCAGAAGATATTACGAATCCACTACTTGAACGTTTAAAATTTTTAGCCATTTTTAGTTCTAACTTGGATGAGTTTTTTATGGTGCGTGTAGCAGGTCTGCAAGATCAAGTAAGAGCAGGTTTTCATAAGGCAGAGAATAAATCTGGTTTAACACCTAAAGAGCAATTAACAAAAATTGCCGAGCGTACACAGGCATTGGTTCGTCGTCAAATGGAAGTGTATCGCCACCTAATTGATGAGCTGCTGTCGAAAGAAAATGTTTTTATTCGCGATTTAAAGTTATTGACTAATGAGCAAAAGAAATACATTCATGAGCTATTCGAAGAAACGATTTTCCCTGTACTGACACCAGTTGCAGTAGATGCTTATCGTCCTTTTCCAACTCTTTTAGGTCGTACACAAAACCTGCTTGTTATGCTAGAAAATAACAATGATACAGAGTTGGAGCATTTCGATAAAGTTGCCATCGTTCAAGTGCCATCTGTGTTAGAACGTGTTATTCAGGTACCTAGCAATAATGGTGAGACGGTGTATGTCTTGCTTGAAGATGTGATTATGAGCCAAATTGATAAGCTGTTCTATGGCTACAAAGTGAAATCCTCACAGGCTTTCCGTTTAACTCGTAATGCGGATTTAACGATTCACGAAGAAGGCGCACAAGACTTATTGGTGGAAATCGAAAAAGAGTTGAAGAAGCGCAAGTGGGGCGTTGGAAGCCGTCTAGAAGTTCGAGATGGTGAAATGGCTGACGATGTGCTTGAATATTTATTAGAGGAATTTGAAATCGAAGAATCTGACGTATTTAAAATTGACGGACCACTTGATTTAACATTTATGTTTTCCTTTGTTAAAGCTATTTCTGAGGGGCGCGAACATTTAATGTACGAAAGCTTTATTCCACAGCCACCACAAGATTTAAGCTCCGAGGAGAATTTATTCGAAAAGGCTCTAGTGCAAGATTTATTTTTCCATCATCCGTATGAATCATTTGTGCCGATTGTTGATTTTATTACAGAAGCAGCGAATGACCCATCCGTTCTAGCAATTAAACAAACATTGTATCGAGTAAGTGGAAACTCTCCAGTTATTCAAGCGTTGAAGCAGGCCGCAGAAAACGGCAAGCAGGTAACAGTTTTAGTAGAGTTAAAAGCTCGCTTTGATGAGGAAAATAATGTGCATTGGGCAAAGTTACTTGAGCAGGCAGGCTGCTTAGTTATTTATGGGATGAATAATTTAAAAACCCATTCTAAAATTACATTGGTTGTGCGCAGACGACTTGGGAAAATTGAGCGCTTTGTGCATTTAGGAACAGGAAACTACAATGACGCAACAGCTAAAATTTATACGGATATGGGCATTATTACATCGCATAAAGAATTCGGTATTGATGCAACGAACTTCTTTAATTATTTAAGCGGTTATACGGAAAAGCCACAATTCCATCATTTAGTTGTATCGCCTTATGATATTCGAGATGAATTTATTAAGTTAATTGATGAGGAAATCCGCAGTCATAAAAAGTACGGCAATGGCTCTATAAAAGCGAAAATGAATTCATTAACAGATAAGGACTTAATGGTAAAGCTTTATGAGGCTTCAATAGCGGGAGTGAAAATTGAGTTAATTATTCGTGGTATTTGCTGCTTGCGTCCAGGAATAAAAGGTGTGAGCGAAAATATTTGCGTAACGAGTATTGTCGGACGCTTTTTAGAGCATTCACGCATTTTTTGGTTCCATCACAACGGGGAAAACAAACTATTTTTATCGTCTGCAGATATGATGACGCGCAATATGGTGAATCGTGTAGAAATTTTATTCCCAATTTATTCAATGGATATTAAACAACGCATTATGGATATTATGGACTTGCAATTAGAAGATAATCAAAAGGCGCGTATTCAAGATGCAAATGGCAAATATCATTATAAAGAAGGATATACGGGCGTAGAGCGCATTAACAGTCAGGAGCTATTTTTAAAAGAAGCGATTGGTACAGTCAAACTTGAGGAATAG
- a CDS encoding Ppx/GppA family phosphatase: MKDMRTAIIDIGSNTVRLVMYRYSKDEGLREFGNMKKVARLRTYILPSGEMSEEGIQLLQDLLQSFKQILEDYNIKDIKIAATAAVRQATNNTEIVQRMQQQLGMTVDVLSEEEEAYFGFLAVVNSMSTPSAVTIDIGGGSTEITLFKNKKLLKTHSFPFGTVSLKQNYVKNTIITEEEKKRLRSFLRRQFMSLPWIVDVTLPIIGIGGSSRNIGQVYQQKIDYPISDVHHFEMTKQNIDTLKLELGSMSYEQLKNLDGLSADRADIIVLALEAFAALMEVVNSKHFQISKKGLREGLIINRVAGSNVTAFDKYNVFNINARRIAFEYGRSEEEVMLLSNLAEQLYRDVCHLEVFHYNEAHLELIKRAAKLYAIGEYIELDSASQHTFYLIANQAIPGITQIERMKIALLASYKNKEYFERFVQPFSNWFSKEEQKDLRDLGAILKFVYGLNISKRNAVSRVTLEKTDEEIVCIVTTKRNAVAEEYQANRHKKHLERLFKCDLKIKFEVEGWNE; this comes from the coding sequence ATGAAAGATATGCGAACAGCGATTATTGATATTGGTTCAAATACTGTCCGTCTCGTTATGTATCGTTATAGCAAGGATGAAGGTTTACGAGAATTCGGAAATATGAAAAAGGTTGCAAGACTGCGTACATATATTTTACCAAGTGGCGAAATGTCTGAGGAAGGCATTCAATTATTACAGGATTTATTGCAGTCATTTAAACAAATTTTAGAGGATTATAATATTAAGGACATTAAAATTGCGGCAACTGCTGCAGTGCGTCAGGCGACGAATAATACGGAAATTGTACAAAGAATGCAACAGCAGCTTGGAATGACGGTGGATGTTTTATCGGAGGAAGAGGAGGCATACTTTGGCTTTCTAGCTGTTGTTAATTCAATGTCTACACCATCAGCAGTAACAATCGATATAGGCGGTGGTTCTACAGAAATTACTTTATTTAAAAACAAAAAGCTACTTAAAACACATAGCTTTCCATTTGGAACAGTATCGCTTAAGCAAAACTATGTCAAAAACACAATTATTACGGAGGAAGAAAAGAAGCGATTGCGCAGTTTCCTACGTCGGCAATTTATGTCATTGCCATGGATTGTGGATGTGACTTTACCTATTATCGGAATCGGGGGAAGTAGCCGGAATATTGGACAGGTATATCAGCAAAAAATAGATTATCCAATTTCAGACGTACATCATTTTGAAATGACGAAGCAAAATATTGACACATTGAAATTGGAGCTTGGAAGTATGAGCTATGAGCAACTGAAAAACTTAGATGGCCTATCTGCAGATCGCGCGGATATTATTGTGCTTGCACTTGAAGCATTTGCCGCATTAATGGAAGTGGTGAACTCGAAGCATTTCCAAATAAGTAAAAAAGGCCTGCGTGAAGGCTTAATTATTAATCGAGTTGCAGGCAGTAATGTGACCGCCTTCGATAAATATAATGTATTTAATATTAATGCTCGCCGCATCGCCTTTGAGTATGGGCGCTCTGAAGAAGAAGTCATGCTACTAAGTAATTTAGCAGAGCAATTATATCGAGACGTCTGTCATTTAGAAGTGTTTCATTATAATGAAGCCCATTTGGAGCTTATTAAACGTGCCGCCAAGCTATATGCGATAGGCGAGTATATTGAGCTTGATTCAGCAAGCCAGCACACATTTTACTTAATTGCCAATCAGGCTATACCAGGGATAACACAAATAGAGCGAATGAAAATAGCGTTATTAGCTTCTTATAAAAATAAAGAGTATTTTGAGCGCTTTGTACAGCCGTTTTCTAACTGGTTTTCCAAGGAAGAACAGAAGGATTTACGTGATTTAGGCGCAATTTTAAAGTTTGTTTATGGCTTGAATATTTCGAAAAGAAACGCGGTTAGCAGAGTGACACTCGAAAAAACAGATGAAGAAATCGTCTGTATCGTCACAACAAAGAGAAACGCTGTTGCAGAGGAATATCAAGCGAATAGACATAAAAAGCATCTTGAACGCTTATTTAAGTGCGATTTAAAAATTAAATTTGAAGTGGAAGGGTGGAACGAATAA
- a CDS encoding chemotaxis protein codes for MDHKGILLESGTNELEIVEFEVANNKFGINVIKVKEIIQPIPVTFIPHAHAHVEGIIQLRGEVLPVVDMLKVLGLNHLQHGPQQKYIVAEFNKQRVVFHVDNVTQIHRISWNQIEKPSDMYQGGVSQVIGVIKHNDEMILLLDFERIMVDINPDSGISVEAVKKLGKRERSEKKIIIAEDSPLLRKLLHDTMHEAGYDNIDFFENGQDALNYLEALARAGGNIAEHVQLVITDIEMPQMDGHHLTKRIKTHPDLKILPVIIFSSLITDDLRHKGDQVGAEDQISKPEIAELILRVDQFIL; via the coding sequence TTGGATCATAAAGGTATTTTATTAGAAAGTGGTACTAATGAATTAGAAATCGTTGAATTTGAAGTGGCCAATAATAAGTTTGGAATTAACGTTATTAAAGTGAAAGAAATCATTCAACCGATACCTGTCACATTTATTCCACATGCTCACGCACATGTAGAAGGGATTATTCAACTGCGCGGTGAAGTGCTGCCTGTTGTCGATATGTTAAAGGTATTAGGGCTGAATCATTTACAACATGGTCCACAGCAAAAATATATCGTTGCGGAGTTTAATAAGCAGCGCGTCGTATTCCATGTGGACAATGTGACACAAATTCATCGCATTTCATGGAATCAAATTGAAAAGCCGTCCGATATGTATCAAGGTGGAGTTTCGCAAGTTATTGGTGTTATTAAGCATAATGATGAGATGATTCTACTGCTTGATTTTGAAAGAATTATGGTAGATATTAACCCAGATTCAGGTATAAGCGTGGAGGCAGTGAAAAAATTAGGTAAGCGCGAGCGTTCCGAAAAGAAAATTATTATTGCGGAGGACTCACCATTACTGCGTAAGCTCCTACATGATACGATGCATGAAGCTGGCTACGATAATATTGATTTTTTTGAAAATGGACAAGACGCTTTAAATTATTTAGAAGCGCTAGCTAGGGCTGGCGGAAATATCGCTGAACATGTACAGCTAGTCATTACAGATATTGAAATGCCACAGATGGATGGACATCATTTAACGAAGCGAATTAAAACACATCCTGATTTAAAGATATTACCTGTTATTATATTCTCTAGCTTAATTACAGATGATTTGCGACATAAAGGAGATCAGGTTGGTGCCGAGGATCAAATTTCAAAGCCAGAAATCGCAGAGCTAATTTTACGTGTAGATCAATTTATTTTGTAG
- a CDS encoding putative bifunctional diguanylate cyclase/phosphodiesterase, with the protein MMKQNMSNLLERIIQLNPFDAIVVLQYTEQQYVVQCANCKAVHLFNCSFNEGMDAEQFFHQINWPEVKQFILQNDQEIKRIRIDDAEIAVVLQTIIEQDEEYIVVIMRSLVASPIIDEQSLHIMGSAYYDELTELYNRRALNKQWTDEDNFKKTSNIALLLVDLDRFKKFNESLGKQRSDQLLFEVSERFKGLRSEYCEVFRHNGDEFVIIFHYEELDEVETIAYNILQSLQEPFIVDNQEYFITASVGISLATIEERDLDILLHQADQALFYMKNNGRGHYCYYSEELNHYFPNEALMEAHLHRAIELNEFTIYFQPQVNLETNKIDSFEALIRWKNRKFGMVSPAQFIPIAESSGLIISIGEWVLERVCRYQKEWRECGFKPVRIAVNISPKQFKQKDFVNRVAALLTEYNIEPRYLELEITESSMSDLYETTSILRRLKELGVYVSVDDFGTGYSSLSYLKEYPIDIIKIDQSFITDIEKDQKNKAIVETIILLAQNLGLEVIAEGVEETAQEQFLRESNCQKVQGYLYNRPLPAEQIVEQYFH; encoded by the coding sequence ATGATGAAGCAGAATATGAGCAATTTGCTCGAAAGAATTATTCAACTAAATCCATTTGATGCAATTGTAGTTTTACAATATACTGAGCAACAATATGTTGTTCAGTGTGCGAATTGTAAAGCAGTCCATTTATTTAATTGTTCATTTAACGAGGGAATGGATGCCGAGCAGTTTTTTCATCAAATAAATTGGCCTGAAGTAAAGCAGTTCATTTTACAAAATGACCAAGAAATAAAAAGAATTAGAATTGATGATGCAGAAATAGCGGTTGTATTACAAACAATTATAGAGCAAGACGAGGAATACATTGTTGTTATTATGCGCTCTTTAGTTGCATCACCGATTATAGATGAACAAAGTTTGCATATTATGGGCTCAGCCTATTACGATGAATTAACAGAGCTTTACAATCGACGTGCACTAAATAAGCAATGGACAGATGAAGATAATTTCAAAAAAACATCGAATATTGCATTACTACTTGTGGATTTAGACCGCTTTAAAAAATTTAACGAATCTTTAGGCAAACAGCGCTCAGATCAATTATTATTTGAGGTTAGTGAACGCTTTAAAGGCTTGCGTAGTGAGTATTGTGAAGTGTTTCGACATAACGGGGATGAATTTGTAATCATTTTCCATTATGAAGAGTTAGATGAAGTAGAGACGATTGCATACAATATTTTACAAAGTTTGCAAGAGCCGTTTATTGTAGATAATCAAGAATATTTTATTACTGCTTCAGTAGGAATCTCCTTAGCGACAATTGAAGAAAGAGATTTAGATATATTGCTTCATCAAGCTGATCAAGCTTTGTTCTATATGAAGAATAATGGAAGAGGACATTATTGTTATTATAGTGAGGAATTAAATCATTATTTCCCTAACGAAGCTCTAATGGAAGCCCATTTACACAGAGCAATTGAATTAAACGAATTTACGATTTATTTTCAGCCACAAGTGAATTTAGAAACAAATAAAATTGATAGCTTTGAAGCACTTATCCGCTGGAAAAATAGAAAATTTGGTATGGTATCACCAGCTCAATTTATTCCAATTGCTGAATCTTCTGGTCTGATTATTAGTATTGGTGAGTGGGTTTTAGAACGCGTTTGCCGATATCAAAAAGAGTGGCGAGAGTGTGGCTTTAAACCGGTACGCATCGCTGTTAATATTTCACCAAAGCAGTTCAAGCAAAAGGATTTTGTAAATCGCGTTGCAGCATTATTAACAGAGTATAATATTGAACCACGCTATTTAGAACTTGAAATTACGGAAAGCTCCATGTCAGATTTATATGAAACAACATCTATTTTACGTCGCTTAAAAGAGCTCGGTGTATATGTATCGGTTGATGACTTTGGTACAGGCTATTCATCGCTCAGCTATTTAAAGGAGTATCCAATCGATATTATCAAAATAGATCAGTCGTTTATTACAGATATTGAGAAGGATCAAAAAAATAAAGCGATTGTCGAAACAATTATTTTATTAGCCCAAAACCTAGGGCTAGAAGTGATTGCTGAAGGCGTAGAGGAAACTGCACAGGAGCAATTTTTAAGGGAAAGCAACTGTCAAAAAGTACAG
- the pdxA gene encoding 4-hydroxythreonine-4-phosphate dehydrogenase PdxA: MANERAIIGIPMGDPAGIGPEITMKSLTKADIYDVCKPLVIGDTAVLKKAIAIVGANLQINEVNKPSEGKYELGTVDVINLNNINIDELQYGKVSAQGGQGAFEYIKKAVELAMADEIQAIATTPINKESLQAAKVPYIGHTEMLEDLAGSQDPLTMFEVKGMRIFFLTRHLSLKDAIDQMTKERVRDYLIRCDKALQRLGVENRRFAVAGLNPHSGENGLFGWEEVKEIKPGIEAAVVEGIDAVGPVPADSVFFQALNGKYDAVLSLYHDQGHIAAKMTDFHRTISITNGLPFLRTSVDHGTAFDIAGKNIAESVSMEECIKVAAQYAPNFTKNNL; encoded by the coding sequence ATGGCAAACGAAAGAGCGATTATTGGGATTCCAATGGGAGATCCAGCAGGCATTGGACCAGAAATTACGATGAAATCTTTAACAAAAGCTGATATATACGATGTGTGTAAGCCGCTCGTAATTGGCGACACAGCAGTGCTTAAAAAAGCAATTGCAATCGTAGGAGCTAATTTGCAAATTAATGAAGTAAATAAACCATCTGAGGGCAAATATGAGCTTGGTACCGTAGATGTGATTAACTTAAATAATATTAATATTGATGAATTACAATATGGCAAGGTGTCGGCGCAAGGTGGGCAAGGGGCATTCGAATATATTAAAAAAGCGGTGGAGCTTGCCATGGCGGATGAAATACAAGCAATTGCAACAACACCTATTAATAAAGAGTCTTTACAGGCTGCCAAAGTCCCATATATTGGACATACTGAAATGCTGGAAGATTTAGCAGGTTCACAGGACCCATTAACAATGTTTGAAGTAAAAGGAATGAGAATTTTCTTCTTAACTCGTCACCTTTCATTAAAGGATGCAATTGACCAAATGACGAAGGAGCGTGTACGTGATTATTTAATTCGCTGCGACAAGGCGTTACAACGCTTAGGTGTAGAAAATCGCCGCTTTGCAGTAGCAGGCTTAAACCCACATAGCGGTGAAAATGGATTATTTGGTTGGGAAGAAGTAAAAGAAATTAAACCAGGTATTGAAGCTGCTGTCGTGGAAGGTATTGATGCAGTTGGTCCAGTGCCAGCGGACTCTGTATTCTTCCAAGCATTAAACGGAAAGTATGATGCGGTATTATCTCTTTACCATGACCAAGGACATATTGCAGCAAAAATGACAGACTTCCACCGTACAATTTCCATTACAAATGGCTTGCCATTTTTACGTACATCTGTTGACCACGGTACGGCATTTGATATCGCAGGGAAAAATATTGCTGAAAGTGTCAGCATGGAAGAATGTATTAAAGTAGCAGCACAATATGCACCTAATTTTACAAAAAATAATTTATAA